The Lepisosteus oculatus isolate fLepOcu1 chromosome 4, fLepOcu1.hap2, whole genome shotgun sequence genome window below encodes:
- the LOC102690574 gene encoding prostasin-like: protein MALQGNLFSLLALLLLPTESQPQTACGQAVLNNRIVGGQSAQLGSWPWQASLRLNGKHTCGGTLINSQWVLTAAHCFSSPITLSQWTVYLGVTDTGSSTNTVSSGVQQIIKHPNYDSSTNNNDLTLMKLSSSVSFNNYIQPVCLADTSSTFYNGTSCWVTGWGDTVEGGTTLPSTLQEVQLPIIGNRQCGCLNDVVFGANSVTGNMICAGVLQGGKDSCQGDSGGPLVCKQGSAWVQAGIVSFGKGCARPNLPGVYTRVSQYRDWINGQVGSGATGFVTFTSSGTDADSSFTCGATAAVPTAIPTTAGPSQVCGRPRLNTRLLGGQSAADGFWPWMASLQRNGSHVCGGTLIASDWVMTAAQCLPSSVNTSEWRVFLGRQNQTSSNTLEKSTGVLNVFTSSLSGTNIALLRLDTNVSFTDYILSVCLAGAGITFTPGTQCWVTGWGNTTAALLQEKSTTIVQCNNGSSADTICTSPLDLEQGDTGGPLVCKRNSIWIQASVIVPGNSITRALSTTSFITVSRYASFLQATVGSRVPLISKSSPSARFTPFTHTVLLLAALHLLLAAWISTF from the exons ATGGCACTGCAAGGCAACCTGTTCTCTCTCCTGGCTTTGCTGCTGTTACCAACAG aatCACAACCCCAGACTG CCTGTGGACAGGCTGTACTTAACAACAGGATCGTCGGGGGCCAGTCTGCCCAGCTGGGGTCCTGGCCCTGGCAGGCCAGTCTGCGTCTGAATGGGAAGCACACATGTGGGGGGACCCTCATCAACAGCCAGTGGGTGCTGACTGCAGCGCACTGCTTTTCAAG CCCCATAACTCTGAGTCAGTGGACAGTGTATCTGGGAGTGACAGACACGGGCTCTAGCACCAACACAGTGTCCAGTGGGGTCCAGCAGATCATCAAGCATCCAAACTATGACTCCTCAACCAACAACAATGACCTGACCCTGATGAAACTGAGCAGTTCTGTCTCCTTCAACAACTACATCCAGCCCGTCTGTCTGGCTGATACCAGCAGCACCTTCTACAATGGGACCAGCTGCTGGGTCACTGGCTGGGGAGACACAGTTGAAGGTG GGACAACTCTACCCTCGACCctgcaggaggtccagctgCCCATCATTGGGAACAGGCAGTGTGGGTGTCTGAATGATGTGGTCTTCGGAGCGAACAGTGTCACTGGCAACATGATCTGTGCGGGAGTGCTGCAGGGGGGCAAGGACtcctgccag GGAGACTCAGGGGGTCCCCTGGTCTGCAAGCAGGGCTCTGCCTGGGTTCAGGCTGGTATTGTGAGCTttggaaagggctgtgctcgtCCCAATCTCCCAGGAGTGTACACCAGGGTGTCCCAGTACCGGGACTGGATTAACGGACAAGTGGGGTCGGGAGCCACAGGCTTTGTGACCTTCACCTCCAGTGGCACAGACGCTGACAGCAGCTTCACCTGTGGTGCCACAGCAGCAGTGCCCACTGCCATCCCCACGACTGCAGGCCCCA GCCAAGTCTGCGGGAGGCCCAGACTCAACACGCGCCTCCTTGGGGGTCAGTCAGCTGCAGATGGGTTCTGGCCCTGGATGGCCAGCCTGCAGAGGAATGGAAGTCATGTGTGTGGAGGGACCCTCATCGCCAGCGACTGGGTGATGACAGCTGCACAATGCTTACCCAG CTCTGTGAACACCAGTGAATGGAGAGTGTTTCTGGGCAGGCAGAACCAGACAAGCTCCAACACCTTAGAGAAATCCACTGGAGTCCTGAACGTTTTCACCAGCAGCCTTAGTGGCACCAACATCGCCCTCCTGAGACTGGACACCAATGTCTCCTTCACAGACTACATCCTGAGCGTCTGCCTGGCAGGGGCAGGAATCACATTCACCCCTGGCACTCAGTGCTGGGTCACCGGTTGGGGCAACACAACTGCTG CGCTCCTTCAGGAAAAAAGTACAACAATCGTCCAGTGTAACAACGGGTCTTCAGCTGACACCATCTGTACTTCTCCTCTGGACCTGGAGCAG ggagacacaggaggCCCCCTGGTCTGCAAACGGAACTCCATTTGGATTCAGGCCAGTGTGATTGTCCCTGGCAACAGCATCACGCGCGCTCTCTCAACAACGTCGTTCATAACGGTCTCACGTTACGCGAGCTTCCTGCAGGCGACTGTGGGCTCCAGAGTTCCCCTCATCTCCAAAAGCAGCCCCAGTGCCCGCTTCACCCCCTTCACCCACACAGTCCTCCTCCTGGCTGCACTCCACCTTCTGCTGGCTGCCTGGATCTCCACATTCTGA
- the LOC138238088 gene encoding serine protease 27-like → MKTLFLQLLLWTLILDTEVSSSVPWRSSIVGGQDAKEGQWPWQVYIHIQVNHNAATFCGGSLISKQWVLTAAHCFPKSFRHFLKFYLVRLGAYKLDRPSKHEVKKSIKKVVLHEQYEKAEDGFDIALVQLDSEVSLSPYISPVQLAKPNDVFTEDTECWATGWGMTKENGSKSEILQQVQLPVIANRRCQELLDSHPEIKGKYKIRPNMMCAGYEEGGKDTCMGDSGGALVYKKGQHWVQAGIVSFGLGCAKPKSPGIYTQVPSFRDWINKHSGI, encoded by the exons ATGAAGACGCTTttcctgcagctgctgctcTGGACCCTCATCCTTGACACTGAAG TGTCCAGCTCTGTTCCGTGGAGGAGCTCTATAGTGGGTGGTCAGGATGCAAAGGAGGGACAGTGGCCCTGGCAGGTCTACATCCACATCCAGGTGAACCACAATGCGGCCACATTCTGTGGGGGCTCCCTGATCAGTAAGCAGTGGGTTCTAACTGCAGCGCACTGCTTCCCCAA ATCATTTCGCCACTTTCTCAAATTTTACCTTGTGAGGCTGGGGGCGTACAAGCTGGACCGACCCTCCAAACACGAGGTCAAGAAAAGCATTAAGAAGGTCGTCCTCCACGAGCAGTACGAGAAAGCAGAAGACGGCTTTGACATCGCCCTGGTGCAGCTGGACAGCGAGGTGTCCCTCTCTCCTTACATCAGTCCTGTCCAGCTCGCCAAGCCCAACGATGTCTTCACAGAGGACACAGAGTGCTGGGCCACCGGGTGGGGGATGACTAAAGAGAATG GATCCAAGTCTGAGATTTTGCAACAGGTTCAACTCCCTGTCATAGCGAACCGGCGCTGCCAGGAGCTGCTTGACAGCCACCCAGAAATAAAAGGCAAATACAAGATCAGGCCAAACATGATGTGCGCCGGATATGAGGAGGGAGGGAAGGACACCTGCATG GGCGACTCTGGAGGCGCACTGGTCTACAAGAAGGGGCAACACTGGGTCCAGGCTGGAATCGTCAGCTTTGGACTAGGTTGCGCTAAGCCCAAGTCCCCCGGCATCTACACCCAGGTCCCCAGCTTCAGGGACTGGATAAACAAGCACAGCGGAATCTGA